In one Grus americana isolate bGruAme1 chromosome 1, bGruAme1.mat, whole genome shotgun sequence genomic region, the following are encoded:
- the ANKRD54 gene encoding ankyrin repeat domain-containing protein 54, with protein sequence MEGDGGAAAGPGPEQELEQEPASEPELGPGLVLGPVPGAPLGYLHVLWQREEPAGKIPARRLRRAARLHRRLGPTGKESHALKRLREAANSNDLDTVQQLLEDGTDPCAADDKGRTALHFASCNGNDHIVQLLLDHGADPNQRDGLGNTPLHLAACTNHVPVITTLLRGGARVDALDRAGRTPLHLAKSKLNILQEGLSHSLEAVRLEVKQIIQMLREYLDRLGRHEQKEQLDDLCSRLQMTSTKEQVDEVTDLLASFTSLSLQMQKMEKR encoded by the exons ATGGAGGGCGACGGCGGGGCCGCAGCAGGGCCGGGGccggagcaggagctggagcaggagccGGCGTCAGAGCCAGAGCTGGGGCCTGGGCTGGTGTTGGGGCCTGTGCCGGGCGCCCCCCTCGGCTATCTGCACGTCCTGTGGCAGCGGGAGGAGCCCGCGGGCAAGATCCCGGCCCGACGCCTGCGCAGGGCCGCCCGCCTCCACCGCCGGCTGGGGCCTACGGGCAAGGAGAGCCACG CTCTGAAAAGGCTGCGTGAAGCTGCCAATAGCAACGACTTGGACACAG TGCAGCAACTCTTGGAGGATGGAACTGACCCCTGTGCTGCGGACGACAAAGGCCGGACAGCCCTGCACTTTGCCTCCTGCAACGGCAACGATCACATTG TACAACTGCTTCTGGACCATGGGGCTGACCCGAACCAGAGAGATGGGCTGGGAAACACCCCCTTACACTTGG ctgcctgcacgaACCACGTTCCTGTCATCACCACGCTGCTGCGCGGAG GGGCCAGAGTTGATGCCTTAGATCGAGCTGGCAGAACCCCACTGCACCTTGCTAAATCAAAGCTAAACATCCTGCAGGAAGGACTCTCCCACAGCCTGGAGGCCGTACGTCTCGAAGTGAAACAG ATTATCCAGATGTTGCGGGAATACCTGGACCGTCTGGGGAGGCACGAGCAAAAGGAACAGCTGGATGACCTCTGCTCCAGGTTACAGATGACTAGCACAAAGGAGCAG GTGGATGAGGTTACAGACCTCCTGGCCAGCTTCACATCACTCAGCTTGCAGATGCAGAAGATGGAGAAGAGGTAA
- the EIF3L gene encoding eukaryotic translation initiation factor 3 subunit L isoform X1, which yields MAYPGEDYDNEAAYDPYAYSNDYDMHTGDPKQDLAYERQYEQQTYQVIPEVIKNFIQYFHKTVSDLIDQKVYELQASRVSSDVIDQKVYEIQDIYENSWTKLTERFFKNTPWPEAEAIAPQVGNDAVFLILYKELYYRHIYAKVSGGPTLEQRFESYYNYCNLFNYILNADGPAPLELPNQWLWDIIDEFIYQFQSFSQYRCKTAKKSEEEIDFLRSNPKIWNVHSVLNVLHSLVDKSNINRQLEVYTSGGDPESVAGEYGRHSLYKMLGYFSLVGLLRLHSLLGDYYQAIKVLENIELNKKSMYSRVPECQVTTYYYVGFAYLMMRRYQDAIRVFANILLYIQRTKSMFQRTTYKYEMINKQNEQMHALLAIALTMYPMRIDESIHLQLREKYGDKMLRMQKGDAQVYEELFSYACPKFLSPVVPNYDNVHPNYHKEPFLQQLKVFADEVQQQAQLSTIRSFLKLYTTMPVAKLAGFLDLTEQEFRIQLLVFKHKMKNLVWTSGISALDGEFQSASEVDFYIDKDMIHIADTKVARRYGDFFIRQIHKFEELNRTLKKMGQRP from the exons atGGCCTACCCGGGGGAGGACTACGACAACGAG GCCGCCTACGACCCCTATGCCTACTCTAACGACTATGATATGCACACGG GAGACCCGAAGCAAGACCTGGCCTACGAGCGCCAGTACGAGCAGCAGACCTACCAGGTGATCCCCGAAGTGATCAAAAACTTCATTCAGTATTTTCACAAGACGGTGTCGGATCTCATTGACCAGAAGGTGTATGAGCTCCAGGCCAGCCGTGTTTCCAGTGATGTCATTGACCAGAAGGTGTACGAGATCCAGGATATTTATGAAAACAG CTGGACAAAGCTGACAGAAAGGTTTTTTAAGAATACCCCGTGGCCAGAGGCTGAGGCCATTGCACCTCAAGTTGGAAATG ATGCCGTTTTCCTCATCCTATACAAGGAGCTATATTATAGGCACATCTACGCCAAAGTCAGC GGGgggcccacgctggagcagagatttgAATCCTATTACAACTACTGCAATCTCTTCAACTACATCCTCA ATGCTGATGGCCCTGCTCCTCTGGAACTGCCCAACCAGTGGCTCTGGGATATCATTGATGAATTCATATACCAG ttcCAGTCTTTCAGCCAGTACCGCTGCAAGACAGCCAAGAAGTCTGAAGAGGAAATTGACTTCCTTCGTTCCAACCCCAAGATCTGGAACGTGCACAGTGTCCTTAATGTGCTGCACTCTCTGGTGGACAAATCCAACATCAACCGACAGCTGGAGGTCTATACAAGTGGAG gtgaCCCTGAAAGCGTGGCTGGTGAATATGGTCGCCACTCCCTCTACAAGATGCTGGGCTATTTCAGCCTGGTTGGACTACTGCGTCTGCACTCTCTGCTGGGAGATTACTACCAAGCGATTAAGGTTCTGGAGAACATCGAGCTCAACAAGAAG AGCATGTACTCCCGAGTGCCTGAGTGTCAGGTGACCACCTATTACTACGTGGGCTTCGCGTACCTTATGATGCGGCGCTACCAGGATGCCATCCGTGTCTTTGCCAACATCCTCCTCTACATCCAGAGGACCAAGAGCATGTTTCAGAGGACGACCTACAAATATGAGATG ATTAACAAGCAGAATGAGCAGATGCACGCACTCCTGGCCATCGCCCTCACCATGTACCCCATGCGCATAGATGAGAGCATCCACCTGCAGCTCCGAGAGAAATATGGGGATAAGATGCTGCGCATGCAGAAGGGTGACGCACAAGTCTATGAGGAGCTCTTCAGTTACGCTTGCCCCAAGTTCCTCTCCCCTGTGGTGCCCAATTATGACAACGTGCACCCCAACTACCACAAGGAgccctttctgcagcagctcaaGGTCTTTGCTGATGAAgttcagcagcaggcccagcTCTCCACCATCCGTAGCTTCCTCAAGCTCTACACCACCATGCCCGTGGCAAAGCTGGCTGGCTTCTTAGACCTCACAGAGCAGGAGTTCCGTATCCAGCTGCTCGTCTTCAAGCACAAGATGAAGAACCTGGTATGGACCAGTGGCATATCTGCCCTGGACGGGGAGTTCCAGTCTGCATCTGAGGTCGATTTCTATATTGACAAG GACATGATCCATATTGCGGACACAAAGGTTGCTCGACGCTATGGGGACTTCTTCATCCGCCAGATCCACAAATTTGAGGAG CTGAATCGAACCCTGAAGAAGATGGGCCAGAGACCCTAA
- the EIF3L gene encoding eukaryotic translation initiation factor 3 subunit L isoform X2 has product MSSRPAVFPVMSLTRRCTRSRIFMKTDAVFLILYKELYYRHIYAKVSGGPTLEQRFESYYNYCNLFNYILNADGPAPLELPNQWLWDIIDEFIYQFQSFSQYRCKTAKKSEEEIDFLRSNPKIWNVHSVLNVLHSLVDKSNINRQLEVYTSGGDPESVAGEYGRHSLYKMLGYFSLVGLLRLHSLLGDYYQAIKVLENIELNKKSMYSRVPECQVTTYYYVGFAYLMMRRYQDAIRVFANILLYIQRTKSMFQRTTYKYEMINKQNEQMHALLAIALTMYPMRIDESIHLQLREKYGDKMLRMQKGDAQVYEELFSYACPKFLSPVVPNYDNVHPNYHKEPFLQQLKVFADEVQQQAQLSTIRSFLKLYTTMPVAKLAGFLDLTEQEFRIQLLVFKHKMKNLVWTSGISALDGEFQSASEVDFYIDKDMIHIADTKVARRYGDFFIRQIHKFEELNRTLKKMGQRP; this is encoded by the exons ATGAGCTCCAGGCCAGCCGTGTTTCCAGTGATGTCATTGACCAGAAGGTGTACGAGATCCAGGATATTTATGAAAACAG ATGCCGTTTTCCTCATCCTATACAAGGAGCTATATTATAGGCACATCTACGCCAAAGTCAGC GGGgggcccacgctggagcagagatttgAATCCTATTACAACTACTGCAATCTCTTCAACTACATCCTCA ATGCTGATGGCCCTGCTCCTCTGGAACTGCCCAACCAGTGGCTCTGGGATATCATTGATGAATTCATATACCAG ttcCAGTCTTTCAGCCAGTACCGCTGCAAGACAGCCAAGAAGTCTGAAGAGGAAATTGACTTCCTTCGTTCCAACCCCAAGATCTGGAACGTGCACAGTGTCCTTAATGTGCTGCACTCTCTGGTGGACAAATCCAACATCAACCGACAGCTGGAGGTCTATACAAGTGGAG gtgaCCCTGAAAGCGTGGCTGGTGAATATGGTCGCCACTCCCTCTACAAGATGCTGGGCTATTTCAGCCTGGTTGGACTACTGCGTCTGCACTCTCTGCTGGGAGATTACTACCAAGCGATTAAGGTTCTGGAGAACATCGAGCTCAACAAGAAG AGCATGTACTCCCGAGTGCCTGAGTGTCAGGTGACCACCTATTACTACGTGGGCTTCGCGTACCTTATGATGCGGCGCTACCAGGATGCCATCCGTGTCTTTGCCAACATCCTCCTCTACATCCAGAGGACCAAGAGCATGTTTCAGAGGACGACCTACAAATATGAGATG ATTAACAAGCAGAATGAGCAGATGCACGCACTCCTGGCCATCGCCCTCACCATGTACCCCATGCGCATAGATGAGAGCATCCACCTGCAGCTCCGAGAGAAATATGGGGATAAGATGCTGCGCATGCAGAAGGGTGACGCACAAGTCTATGAGGAGCTCTTCAGTTACGCTTGCCCCAAGTTCCTCTCCCCTGTGGTGCCCAATTATGACAACGTGCACCCCAACTACCACAAGGAgccctttctgcagcagctcaaGGTCTTTGCTGATGAAgttcagcagcaggcccagcTCTCCACCATCCGTAGCTTCCTCAAGCTCTACACCACCATGCCCGTGGCAAAGCTGGCTGGCTTCTTAGACCTCACAGAGCAGGAGTTCCGTATCCAGCTGCTCGTCTTCAAGCACAAGATGAAGAACCTGGTATGGACCAGTGGCATATCTGCCCTGGACGGGGAGTTCCAGTCTGCATCTGAGGTCGATTTCTATATTGACAAG GACATGATCCATATTGCGGACACAAAGGTTGCTCGACGCTATGGGGACTTCTTCATCCGCCAGATCCACAAATTTGAGGAG CTGAATCGAACCCTGAAGAAGATGGGCCAGAGACCCTAA